In Herpetosiphonaceae bacterium, the genomic stretch ACCTATCGACCCATTGGGTAAAGTTCTTTGTTCATCTCACGTCAAATTTAGGAACCTAAACTAGCGGATAGATGAACACATTCGGGATCGAGTTACATAGGTTCTCCCGAGATCGCGTTGTAATCTTATTCCAACGCCTATTGTCGGCTGATCACGATTAAGTTCATTAGCTAATCTGTTAATAGTTCTCAGACTACCTCCAAACCTGTCGACCAGCCAGTCAGGGATACTACTCAGTATTTGTACGGCCATTGATCCTCCCCTCAATTCAAAAGAACTGAAGCTAGCTAATTTACCTGCATAGCCATAAAGAATATTACCGGGCGCATCAAAATCCATTTCCGTACCACATAATTTGACTCTCCCGGTAGGATTGCTATAGGGCTCTTTTCGTTTAATATCCCAATAGCCACTTGGACGAACATAATTGATGAAGACCTTGTACGCAGTGATCTTTGAGGTGACGAAATCTCGCACACGACGATATGCTCCCCTAAATCTAGGGGGGAGGTGCGTCAGATCATCCAAAAGCCCACTTATACGCCTATTCGCTTTTTCATTAGCGGACTTTGCCTCGTCTGTAGTTAGGCTAAAAAGAGCATTGTTTAACCACCACACAAAGTCATTAGTTACGTTTGGTACTCGTGCGGCAGTATGTGCAACGGTTCGAGAGTTGCCCTGGTATTGAGCCGGTCTAATACCACCTGTACCCCCTTCATCACACGGAATGACCAGCTTTTGACCACGCCGGATCAGATTGGGATGGTTGCCGATCACCTCGCGATTGGCTCTGGCGATCCGCTTCCACGGCACATGGAACCTCGCCC encodes the following:
- a CDS encoding polymorphic toxin type 44 domain-containing protein codes for the protein ARFHVPWKRIARANREVIGNHPNLIRRGQKLVIPCDEGGTGGIRPAQYQGNSRTVAHTAARVPNVTNDFVWWLNNALFSLTTDEAKSANEKANRRISGLLDDLTHLPPRFRGAYRRVRDFVTSKITAYKVFINYVRPSGYWDIKRKEPYSNPTGRVKLCGTEMDFDAPGNILYGYAGKLASFSSFELRGGSMAVQILSSIPDWLVDRFGGSLRTINRLANELNRDQPTIGVGIRLQRDLGRTYVTRSRMCSSIR